CGCGGGATCAAGACGACGGTGATCGGCGACCGTTCCGCCCTTGCGGCGAGATTTGGCGTACGCGGGGTACCGACGGATGTTGTGGTCGACGGTCGCGGACAAATCCGGTCCGTGAAGCTGGGCTACAGCTCGCAATGGAGTCTGCGTTTTCGCCTTTGGCTTGCCGGACGCGATTGATTGCAACTCCAATCCCTGCCGGTTGTGGCAGGCCGGTAGTACGCCGACGCGCAATATTCCGTCATGAAGTGGCCCAATCGCCGAACCGTCCTTTCGAATCTTGCGTGGGTGCTCGCATTTGCCGTCATATATTCCGGAATCCGGGCCTGGCAGCATCGCGACCTCGTTCACGGTCTGGCCCCTCAGTTCAGCGCCACAACCCTGCAAGGAAAAACGTTCACCCTTGCAGGCAAGCGCGACAAGCCGCTGCTGGTTCATTTCTGGGCCAGCTGGTGCCGGATCTGCCGCATGGAACAGTCTTCTATTGATTCGATCGCCCGCGACCATGACGTCATTACGATTGCAATCGACGCAGCGGATCCGATTGCCCTGAAACGATATGTGCAGAACCATGGAATTCAGGCCAGTGTGATTCCGGATCGTTCGGGACTCGCCGCACGCTTTGGAATCCGTGGGGTACCCACGGATTTCATCGTCGACCGGGAAGGACGGATTCGATTCATCGAGGTCGGATACAGTTCCGAATGGGGGCTGCGCGCCCGCTTGTGGCTCGCCGGGCGCGACTAGCGCTGACGCCGATTGCGGTAGGAAGAGATTACCCGGACGATTTCCTGGTGGGGCAGTTGTTCACTGTCCCCATAGCGATCGAGGGCTGATCGGAGCAGGGCGTGGACGTCGATCGTGTCCCCGGGGGTGTCCACGCCCATAACCTGCTTCAGGCCCAGAAGGCCGCCGCACTGAATGCGAATTTCCTTGCCATGGGGCAGGGGCCCCGGGGTGCCCGGAGCATGCACCGCAAAGACCGCCTTCTCGTGCATGGCATCGAGAACGGAGCGACATATCTTCTGTGCATCGACCCGGGTGCAGGCGACCGCCTCACGCTCGGCCAGATTCAGTTTCTGTGCGAGTTCGCAACGGCAGCAGGTGCGCAGAATCGCCTTCTCGAACACGCAGGGAAGCGGGTTGAGTCGACGATAGGTCTCGCGGTAGATGTCTTCATCCATGGCCGACGTCCATCACTTGCCGGGGGAATCTGGCTCACCCTGTCGAAGGTGTTCGATGGATTCCGCCGCGATCTCCCGCACCTCATCATCGGAGTCTTTCAGGCGGGGCGTCAGTGTTTCGATCGCGCTGGCGTCTTCGGTGAGCCCAAGGTAATGGCATGCGTCAGCGCGCACCCTCGCATCGGCGTGCCCGCTCAAACGTGCGAGTTCCGGCACCAGCCTGCGCGCCAACCCGGTTCCTTCCAGTCCTTCGAGCAGGGCGCCGATTCCAACCCGGGTCTGGATCGCGGTCTCACTGTTTTCAATCAATGACACCAGATCCAGCAGCCGGGACGGCTTTTCCCGAATCATAAGCTCAACCCGGGCGAGCCCACCGTGCTGCAGGCGTTCATCGAGATAGTGGGTCATGCCTGATGGGTCGGCGCATTCCTCTACCCAGTGGCGCAGTTCCCCGCTTGTATGGGCACCTTCGAGCACGAACTCGCCAACCCTTGCCCAGGGAACGGAGCGCACGCCGTTCTGTTTCGCCACCGCGGGCTCGCGTTCCACATTGACCACTGTGAGTTCCCCGATGACACCTTCCTTGACCAGTTCACCCAGACCTTCGAGCATCTGTGCGCAGTAGGGGCAGCCCGGCCCCACGAGCAGGAGTGCGTGCGGGGGATTTCCTTTGGTGCTGACAGAAGACATGGCCGGAACGGGGCGTGAAGGACGATTATTTTCCGTCGCGAGGACCGATGGTGCAAGCTGGTACTGATTCAGGCTAAACGAGGTTCCTCGGCTCTCCACGAAGCCACGCCTCGATATTCCCGGCGACCCCGTCCAGCAGACGTTGTCGGGAGGACCGGCTTGCCCAGGCGATGTGCGGGGTGACGATAAGATTGGGGATGTCTGCGGCCAGAAGCGGGCTTTCGGCGCCGGGTGGTTCCTGGGCCAATACATCGATGCCGGCTCCACCGAGTCTTCCATCGCGCAATGCCGAAGCGAGGGCGGCTTCATCGACGATACCTCCGCGGGCAGTATTGATGAGTAGGGCGTCGGGTTTCATGCGTGTCAGTTCCCGTGGCCCAATCAGGTCGCGGGTTTCCTCCGTCAGTGGACAATGCAGGCTGACAACATCGGCCACGGCCAGGACCCGATCCAGCGGCTCCCGGCCCCTGGTCGGCTCCGTCCCCGGGCGCTGTGCCAGTATCACGCCCATGCCAAAGGCACGGGCCGTTTCTGCCACCGCTTTGCCCAGTTCTCCGTAGCCGACGATACCCAGCGTCTTTCCACCCAGTTCACGGATGGGGTGGTCGAGCAAACAGAACTGCCGGCTTTTCTGCCAGCGACCCTCAGCGATATCCCGGGTGTAGTCAGCCAGATGGGTGGTCAGGGAAAGGATCAGCGCGAATACATGTTGTACGACGGAGGGCGTTGCGTACCCGCGAACATTGCACACGGAGATTCCCAGCTCGTGCGCCGCCATCAGATCGATATTGTTGGTACCGGTCGCAGCGATACAAACCAGCTTCAGATTCGGTGCCTGTTCGAGGATCGCGCGGTCGAGAACGACCTTGTTGCTCACAACAATGCTCGCATCCCCGATGCGGGCGAGCGTCTTGTCCGCGGGCGTGTACTCAAACCACATCCAGTCCGATACAGCTGAAGTCAGTCGTGAAAGATCCAGGTCTTGGCGATCCAGACTCTCGCGATCCAGGAATACAGCAGTCACGGAATGGGCTCCCGAGATCGTTGCGTCGGCCAGAACTAGTGCCGGGTGGGTGAGGCCTGGTCTGTATTGGCCGCAGCGAAAATCTGTTCGATGTCGACTGCATCGAACTCGTAGTGCTGGCTGCAGAATTCGCAATCCACGGACACGGACCCACGTTCTTCCAGCAAGGACTGCAGGTCCTGGTAGCCGAGAATGCGCAAGGTACGGATCACGCGGTCACGGGAGCAGGAGCAGCCGAAGCGGAGCGGCCGGGGATCAAACAATCGCACGTCTTCTTCGTGGTACAGGCGATGAATGACCTCCCGTGGTGCCAGATCCAGTAACTCGTCGCCGGTCACAGTTTCCGCAAGCAGATTTGCCCGGTTCCAGTCTTCATCGGCGGATTCGCCCCGGACGCCGGGCATGCGCTGCAAGAGCAGGCCGCTGGCTCGGCGCCCGTCCGCCGCGAGCCACAGCCGTGTCGCCAGTTGTTCCGAGCGTTGCAGATAGGCCATCAGGACTTCAGCCACGGAACTTCCGTCGAGCTCCACGATTCCCTGGTAGCGCTCACGTCCGGCTTTGGGATCGATGGTGATGGCCAGTTTTCCACTCCCAACAAGTTCTGGAAGTGTGCCGTTGGCAGGCAATTCGCTCCACTTGGCCATACCACGCATGGTGCCCTGACTGTCGCATTCCATGACCAACAGGCTGATTGGTCCATCTCCCTGAATCTGAAGGATCAGGGAGCCATTGAACTTGAGGGTCGAGGCCAGCAGGGCAATCGCTGCCGCAAACTGGCCGAGAATGTTGCGCACCGGCTCCGGGTAGGCCCGGTCCTGGATCATCGATTTCCAGGTTGCATCCAGGTGAACGAGTTCGCCTCGTACGGGGCTGCCTTCGAGCAGGAAGCGTTGCAGGGTATCTTCGACAAACATGCTTGAAACAATGGGGTCAGTTCCCGAAGGATACACCCTAACGCCGCGGTCGGCGATGCGGGACCGCAGTGGCCGGTTCAGGTCTCGTGCAGGACTTTTCGCAGGGCCTGGTAGTCGGCTGCTTCGATGTCGTGAAAGCGAAGTGCCGCGCCTTCGTCGGTAATGCGAACGATGCGGGCGGTCAGCCGCAATGGCGCCGCGCCGGGCTGTTGCCAGCCGGTAAATACGGCATCCACCGGGACATTTTCACTCAGATTGACGCGGCTGGTATGGACGAACATCCCTTCCATGCACAGATCGCGGGTCTTGCAGGGAAGCAGGCCAAGCCGGTTATAGTACAGCGCCACGTTGATGCTGATTTCACGGCGTGTACTGAGTCTGCGCTCTTTTCGCATGAGTCCTCCTTGTAGCTCATCCCCGAATGCCCGCTGGCAGCGGGCGGGGCTCTGTCGGTTCGGGGCCGCGGATATTCCGTCCCGCTCTGGCACCGGCTGATGCGTCGAACTTCCAAGTATAGACCATGGCTACAGGCGGGCAGGCGGGCAGGCGGGTGCCTGGAACCGCCGAAAAACCGCGATCTACCAGGGGAGAAAGCGTCGGGTGCTGGAGAGGTGCCGTCTCCAGTATGGATTGCTTAGACTGGAGACGCGTACGCGTTTTCCGGAGGAAGGTGCGTGAACGAAGCGCTTCCCGCCGATATAGATGCCCACATGGGAATAGCGTCGACCCTGTTCGTTGAAAAACAACAGGTCTCCGGGCCTCAGCTGCTTCACCGGAACCCAGTGGGTGGAGCGATATTGCGTCCTGGTACTGCGGGGAACATTCAGGCCGGCCAGATGATAGCTGTATTGCACAAGGCCACTGCAGTCAAATCCCTCTCGCGGGGCGTTTCCTCCATAGTGATAGCGGGTTCCCACGAACTTCTGCGCATAGCTCGCAGCGCGAACACCGTAGGGATTGCTGCCATGGCGCGCGGAAGGGGGGTATGGACTGGTCGAGGCGCAGGCCGAGATGGCCAGCAGTCCGGCGAACAGGAAGAGGGAGAGAGCGGGCCGAATCACACCTACCTTCCCAGTCCCAGTACGTGTAGACCGCTGATGACGACGCTGCGTTCCCACATGCGATCAAAGCGATTTGAGAAAGCACCTGCGCGGGTCGTGTCTTCCAGATCCACGACGCACTGCGCCTTTTCGGAATCGGCCTGATGCAGATAGCCCTTGTTGTCGACGACCATGAACATTTCGGCCGTCGCTGCCGTCTCCTCACCCAGCTGCCGTATTTCGATCAGGTCACTGATGCGCCGCGCCAGGTTAACCAGTCGACCATTCTCGCGAACCGTTCGGTCGCCCTGTTCGACGAGGAAGCGGACACGATTCTGGGGGGCAGTGGTACAGAATGTCGCCAAGGCGGCGACAGTGTCGGCAGAATTGAAGAAGAGGGGGTTGAGACTTGGTGCATAGATCGCAAGCTTGCGGCTGGCCTTGCCGATGGACTCGGCAATGGCGACGGACATTTCTTCCCGGCCGGTCGCGCGATGCGGTTCGCGAATGTTACCGTCTTGTTGCACGTCTAGGTTTCCCCTATCGGACAGAACGCTGTATATATAATGTTGGAGTTACGTTATAACTGCTTGTGCTGAATTACAACTGAAAAAAGTATAGCCGCTGGACAAGAGTGGAGGAGATAACAATATGAAATCGTATATTCAGGGCAGTCTCGTAATCGTTTCCATCCTGTTGTTCATCTGGGGCATGGGTATCCTGATCATGTTGAGCGACCCACGCGGACTCGCCAGTCTCGGGACCGTGGACACCGCAACTCTCTCGATCCTTGCCGTTTCCCTACTTGGGTTTTCGTTGGTCGCATTGGTGACAGCCCAGGATCCAAAGAAAGAGATCGTCTACTCCCTGGGCGCTGTGCTGGTGTTGATTTGCCTTGCCGCGGCTTTCCATATGATCAAGACGCACGACCTGGCGATGTCGATCAAGAACGTGATCAGTCTGATTGTGGCGCTGGGCTCCGCCATCTATCTGATCGTTGCGCAGAATTCGGTTTCCCGGGCAACTGTTGCGCGCCCCAGGGCCGCACCTCGTCCGGCACCGGCGCCAAGGCCGAAGGCGGCGTCTCGCCCCGCCCCGGCGCGCAAGAAGGCCGCTACCAGGAAGAAGGCGAAGAAGAAGAAAACCGCGAAAAAGAAGACCAAGGCGCGCCGCTAGAGTCGCGGCGAAACGCCCGCTTCAGCTGGTGTTCTTCCTTGCCTGTGCGGCGGCGTTGCCGGTATAGCTGGCGGGAGTCAGCGCCAGCAGATGCTCGCGCGCCGCTTCCGGGATGTCCAGTTTGCGGATGAAGTCGTGCAGGGAGTCCCGGTCGATGTGGTCCTTGCCCCGCGTCAGTTCCTTCAGTTTCTCGTACGGCTGCGCGATTCCGTAGCGGCGCATCACGGTCTGCACCGCCTCGGCCAGTACCTCCCAGCGCTGATCGAGATCCTGCTGAAGCCGCACCGGGTCGGCCTCCAGTTTGCCCATGCCCCGAAGGGTCGAGCCATAGGCGACCATGGCATAGCCGAGTCCCACACCCAGATTGCGCAGGACGGTGGAATCGGTCAGATCCCGTTGCCAGCGGCTGATGGGCAGCTTTGCCGAGAGATGGTCAAGGATCGCGTTGGACAATCCGAGGTTCCCTTCGGAGTTCTCGAAGTCAATCGGGTTCACCTTGTGCGGCATGGTGGAGGAACCGACCTCGCCGGCGACGACTTTCTGGCGGAAGTATCCGAGGGAGATGTACCCCCAGATGTCGCGGTCGAAGTCGATGAGGATGGTATTGAGTCGGGCGACTGCATCGAACAGTTCGGCGATGTAGTCGTGCGGTTCGATCTGGGTCGTGAAGGGGTTCCACTGGAGCCCCAGCTTTTCGACGAACCCGCGGGCAATGACCTCCCAGTCGACCTCGGGGTAGGCGGCCAGATGGGCATTGTAGTTCCCGACCGCGCCATTGATCTTGCCAAGGATCGCGACATTCGCGATCTGGTCGCGCTGCCGTTGCAGGCGGTATGCGACGTTGGCCATCTCTTTGCCCACGGTGGTGGGCGATGCCGGTTGCCCGTGGGTTCGGGAGAGCATGGGCTGGTCTGCATAGATGTGTGCCAGTTGTTCGATGGCGCCGATCACCTCGTCCACTTCCGGCAACAGGATATTGTCCCGTGCCTCCGTGAGGATCAGTCCATGGGACAGGTTGTTGATGTCCTCGGAGGTGCAGGCGAAATGGAAGAATTCGCTGATTCGTGCAAGGGCGGGATCGTCGGCGGTCTTTTCCTTGAGGAAGTATTCCACCGCTTTCACGTCATGATTCGTCGTGCGTTCGATCTCCTTGATGTGCTGCGCATCGCTTTCGTCGAACTCATCGACCAGGCGGTCGAGCAGGGAGATGCTTGCCGCCGGCAGTGCCGCGACCTCTTCGATCGTCGGGTTTTCCGCAAGCGCCTGCAGCCAGCGGACCTCCACCAGTACACGATGACGAATCAGGCCATACTCGCTGCACACCGGGCGCAGGGTTGCGGTCGCACGATGATAGCGCCCGTCCAGCGGTGACAAGGCGGTCAGGGTGCTCATCGTAGGGGCCGATGTGGGATTTATGGTTTGACTCATGAGGCTGCCTGCTTTGTGTTGTTCCCGGGCCTGGCCCGGCGCCGCTACGTGGATCGCAGCAGCGACCGGAATTCTACCAGATCGCGGCCTTCTTCACGGACGCCTCCACGCGGGTATTGATGACTCCGCCCCCGAGGCATGCTTCGCCGTCATACAGGACCACCGATTGACCCGGCGTGATCGCTCTCTGCGGGCGCTCAAACCGTATGCGTAGCCCGTGCGCGCCGTCCGCTTCGACCCGGGCCACTTCGTCTTTCTGGCGATACCGGATCCGGGCGGTACAACGGCGGGGAAGACCGGGGGCGGCTCCACCGACCCAGTGCAGGTCACCTGCCAGGAGCTCCTCGCCGTACAGGGCCGGGTGGTCCAGTCCCTGAACCACGTACAGGATGTTCCGCTCCAGATCCTTGCCCGCCACGTACCACGCCTCTCCGGGTCCGCCGATTCCGAGCCCGTGGCGCTGGCCGATGGTCGCGTACATCAGCCCCTTATGTCGCCCCTTCAGTTCCCCCTCGAGGCTTCGTATCTCCCCTGGCTGCGCCGGCAGGTAGCGCGCCAGAAAGTCGCGGAAGCGGCGCTCGCCAATGAAACAGATACCGGTGCTGTCCTTGCGGTCGTGGTTGGTGAACCCGGCACGGTGTGCAATCTCGCGTACCTCGGTCTTGTGCAAATCGCCCAGCGGAAACCGGGCTGATTCCAGTTCCCGTTGACCAAGCATATACAGAAAGTACGTCTGGTCCTTGTCCCGATCCGCCGCGCGCAGCAGACGCACGCGTCCGTCCACGTGGTCCCGGCGTGCGTAGTGCCCGGTTGCGATGCAGTCGGCACCCAGGTCCAGCGCGTAGTCGAGAAAGGCCTTGAACTTGATTTCACGATTACAAAGAACATCGGGATTGGGTGTACGGCCGGCGCGATATTCCTTGAGGAAGTAGTCGAATACCCGGTCCCAGTATTCGGTGGAGAAGTTCACCGTCCGCAGCGGAATCTCCAGCTGCGCACAGACTTCGCGCGCGAAGCCCAGGTCCTCCTCGGCGGAGCAATAGTCCTCGTCGTCGTCCTCTTCCCAGTTCTTCATATACACGGCGGTGACGCGCTTGCCCTGTTCCAGCAGCCGCAAGGCGGCGACCGAGGAGTCCACGCCACCGGAAAGGCCTACCGCGACATGTTCGGCGGTCTTGCTGTTCATGCGCCCGGGTCCATGTGCCTGAGAATCTCCAGGGACACCCGTTGACCGGCGAGGTAGTCGCGAACACCCTGTTCCACCTGCGGGCTGCGATGGATGGCGCGCGCAGCAGCCAGTTCGTCCAGGCTCAGCCAGACCGTACGCCGAATGCCTTTGTCCAGGGATTGCTCGGGATGATGAGTCAGAAGGTG
This is a stretch of genomic DNA from Acidiferrobacteraceae bacterium. It encodes these proteins:
- the mnmA gene encoding tRNA 2-thiouridine(34) synthase MnmA, whose product is MNSKTAEHVAVGLSGGVDSSVAALRLLEQGKRVTAVYMKNWEEDDDEDYCSAEEDLGFAREVCAQLEIPLRTVNFSTEYWDRVFDYFLKEYRAGRTPNPDVLCNREIKFKAFLDYALDLGADCIATGHYARRDHVDGRVRLLRAADRDKDQTYFLYMLGQRELESARFPLGDLHKTEVREIAHRAGFTNHDRKDSTGICFIGERRFRDFLARYLPAQPGEIRSLEGELKGRHKGLMYATIGQRHGLGIGGPGEAWYVAGKDLERNILYVVQGLDHPALYGEELLAGDLHWVGGAAPGLPRRCTARIRYRQKDEVARVEADGAHGLRIRFERPQRAITPGQSVVLYDGEACLGGGVINTRVEASVKKAAIW
- a CDS encoding 2-hydroxyacid dehydrogenase, with amino-acid sequence MTAVFLDRESLDRQDLDLSRLTSAVSDWMWFEYTPADKTLARIGDASIVVSNKVVLDRAILEQAPNLKLVCIAATGTNNIDLMAAHELGISVCNVRGYATPSVVQHVFALILSLTTHLADYTRDIAEGRWQKSRQFCLLDHPIRELGGKTLGIVGYGELGKAVAETARAFGMGVILAQRPGTEPTRGREPLDRVLAVADVVSLHCPLTEETRDLIGPRELTRMKPDALLINTARGGIVDEAALASALRDGRLGGAGIDVLAQEPPGAESPLLAADIPNLIVTPHIAWASRSSRQRLLDGVAGNIEAWLRGEPRNLV
- a CDS encoding protein disulfide oxidoreductase, whose amino-acid sequence is MKWPNRRTVLSNLAWVLAFAVIYSGIRAWQHRDLVHGLAPQFSATTLQGKTFTLAGKRDKPLLVHFWASWCRICRMEQSSIDSIARDHDVITIAIDAADPIALKRYVQNHGIQASVIPDRSGLAARFGIRGVPTDFIVDREGRIRFIEVGYSSEWGLRARLWLAGRD
- a CDS encoding HEAT repeat domain-containing protein: MSSVSTKGNPPHALLLVGPGCPYCAQMLEGLGELVKEGVIGELTVVNVEREPAVAKQNGVRSVPWARVGEFVLEGAHTSGELRHWVEECADPSGMTHYLDERLQHGGLARVELMIREKPSRLLDLVSLIENSETAIQTRVGIGALLEGLEGTGLARRLVPELARLSGHADARVRADACHYLGLTEDASAIETLTPRLKDSDDEVREIAAESIEHLRQGEPDSPGK
- a CDS encoding PilZ domain-containing protein; this encodes MRKERRLSTRREISINVALYYNRLGLLPCKTRDLCMEGMFVHTSRVNLSENVPVDAVFTGWQQPGAAPLRLTARIVRITDEGAALRFHDIEAADYQALRKVLHET
- a CDS encoding C40 family peptidase, whose translation is MIRPALSLFLFAGLLAISACASTSPYPPSARHGSNPYGVRAASYAQKFVGTRYHYGGNAPREGFDCSGLVQYSYHLAGLNVPRSTRTQYRSTHWVPVKQLRPGDLLFFNEQGRRYSHVGIYIGGKRFVHAPSSGKRVRVSSLSNPYWRRHLSSTRRFLPW
- the hslO gene encoding Hsp33 family molecular chaperone HslO codes for the protein MFVEDTLQRFLLEGSPVRGELVHLDATWKSMIQDRAYPEPVRNILGQFAAAIALLASTLKFNGSLILQIQGDGPISLLVMECDSQGTMRGMAKWSELPANGTLPELVGSGKLAITIDPKAGRERYQGIVELDGSSVAEVLMAYLQRSEQLATRLWLAADGRRASGLLLQRMPGVRGESADEDWNRANLLAETVTGDELLDLAPREVIHRLYHEEDVRLFDPRPLRFGCSCSRDRVIRTLRILGYQDLQSLLEERGSVSVDCEFCSQHYEFDAVDIEQIFAAANTDQASPTRH
- the purB gene encoding adenylosuccinate lyase, producing the protein MSTLTALSPLDGRYHRATATLRPVCSEYGLIRHRVLVEVRWLQALAENPTIEEVAALPAASISLLDRLVDEFDESDAQHIKEIERTTNHDVKAVEYFLKEKTADDPALARISEFFHFACTSEDINNLSHGLILTEARDNILLPEVDEVIGAIEQLAHIYADQPMLSRTHGQPASPTTVGKEMANVAYRLQRQRDQIANVAILGKINGAVGNYNAHLAAYPEVDWEVIARGFVEKLGLQWNPFTTQIEPHDYIAELFDAVARLNTILIDFDRDIWGYISLGYFRQKVVAGEVGSSTMPHKVNPIDFENSEGNLGLSNAILDHLSAKLPISRWQRDLTDSTVLRNLGVGLGYAMVAYGSTLRGMGKLEADPVRLQQDLDQRWEVLAEAVQTVMRRYGIAQPYEKLKELTRGKDHIDRDSLHDFIRKLDIPEAAREHLLALTPASYTGNAAAQARKNTS